A DNA window from Bradyrhizobium sp. CCBAU 53421 contains the following coding sequences:
- a CDS encoding CoxG family protein, with amino-acid sequence MEFNMSMAVPATPAQLWSTLLDVPRISSCIPGCESVEEIQRLAAYKATVKQKIGPFKLEVPADIIVESITEPSHVRTRATGRDKITGTRLAVVLDVTVTQDGTGSTFAVDAKVDVQGRLATMGFGIIKRRVDQNFEEFEKRLKEMLGVA; translated from the coding sequence ATGGAATTCAACATGTCAATGGCGGTGCCGGCGACCCCGGCGCAGCTTTGGAGCACGCTGCTCGACGTTCCACGCATATCAAGCTGCATTCCCGGGTGCGAAAGCGTTGAGGAAATCCAGCGGCTTGCAGCCTACAAAGCAACCGTCAAGCAGAAGATCGGTCCTTTCAAGCTCGAAGTGCCGGCTGACATCATCGTTGAATCGATCACCGAGCCGTCTCACGTGCGCACCCGCGCTACGGGCCGCGACAAGATCACAGGAACGCGGCTGGCGGTTGTTCTCGACGTGACCGTCACACAGGACGGGACCGGTTCCACATTTGCCGTGGACGCGAAAGTCGACGTGCAGGGCCGGCTTGCGACCATGGGGTTCGGCATCATCAAGCGGCGGGTCGATCAGAACTTCGAAGAGTTCGAGAAGCGGCTCAAAGAGATGCTGGGCGTGGCCTGA
- a CDS encoding xanthine dehydrogenase family protein molybdopterin-binding subunit, giving the protein MSVTDSISAVRPDLIEKVTGRAEYVTDLVIPGMLHGFVVRSPATHARISSIDASVARSVPGVVDVLIGADVASFGCWGVVLKDRPIVAIERVRYVGEPVAVVIAETIEIAEAAAELVDIAYDELPHATTIREAMMADAPLIHEHHENLEDFYFKGGARPTSNSNIFHTYRNNVGDVDAAEAVAAYVHEDYFTFPAISHFAMEPHTVIADFQGDSLTVWAGAQTPTAVQKVLSRLFGLALAKVRVIVPFVGGGFGGKASVKIEPLVAAASWKVRRPVRVAQSMADSMLTCRRLGADITIRTAVDADGRILAKSARLLLDGGAYSDTGSAVATKSANRIMGPYAVPNMRLEACAVYTNTVPGAAFRSIGGPQAVWAKESHMDNVAAAIGLDPTEFRMLNLASRGERIRPDLRALDMDMSELIGRVTRSFAPEAKPSNRKTRGLALAATDPANTPISNAIVRLKIDGSILVSVSSVEVGQGAHAAMAQIAAQTLKQKVSAVTVLRSDTAVAPYDWGTGASRSTVVVGLSVESAALDATDQILDMVAEVWDLPRVSLSLVEGGVSTGSDVLTFHQIFHRSLGVDSGEVVGRGAITPRSKNGSLAESPLFWETSAGLAEIVVDEETGEIRVPRYASAADVGRVINRLAAEGQDEGAAVMGLGHALYEALEFEDGQPVNATPIDYSIPRISDVPPSFDTILVENGDGPGPGGAKGMGEGAILPVAPAIANALFAAYGIRITDLPMTPERVWRALQTRN; this is encoded by the coding sequence ATGTCGGTGACTGACAGCATAAGTGCCGTACGACCCGACCTCATCGAGAAGGTTACGGGGCGGGCTGAATACGTTACCGACCTCGTGATCCCGGGGATGCTGCACGGCTTTGTGGTTCGCTCGCCGGCTACTCACGCGCGCATCTCGTCGATTGACGCGAGCGTGGCCAGGTCCGTACCCGGCGTCGTCGACGTACTCATCGGAGCGGATGTCGCCTCGTTCGGTTGCTGGGGTGTTGTGCTCAAGGACCGGCCGATCGTGGCAATCGAGCGAGTCCGGTATGTGGGCGAGCCGGTCGCCGTGGTGATCGCTGAGACCATCGAGATCGCCGAAGCCGCCGCGGAGCTTGTCGACATCGCGTACGACGAACTCCCTCATGCAACGACCATCCGCGAAGCGATGATGGCGGATGCGCCGCTCATCCATGAGCATCACGAAAACCTGGAAGACTTCTACTTCAAGGGCGGCGCCAGGCCGACCTCGAACAGCAACATATTCCACACATACAGGAACAACGTCGGAGATGTCGACGCAGCGGAGGCAGTTGCGGCATACGTCCACGAAGACTACTTCACTTTTCCGGCGATCTCGCATTTCGCGATGGAGCCGCATACGGTCATCGCCGACTTCCAGGGAGACTCCCTGACGGTCTGGGCAGGTGCGCAGACGCCGACCGCGGTTCAGAAGGTTCTGTCCAGGCTGTTTGGCCTGGCGCTGGCCAAGGTCCGCGTGATCGTCCCGTTCGTTGGCGGGGGATTCGGCGGCAAGGCATCCGTCAAGATCGAACCGCTGGTCGCCGCCGCGTCCTGGAAGGTGCGGCGCCCGGTTCGGGTCGCTCAATCCATGGCCGATTCGATGCTCACCTGCCGAAGGCTCGGCGCAGACATCACGATTCGAACCGCGGTCGATGCCGACGGACGGATCCTCGCGAAGAGCGCAAGGCTCCTGCTCGACGGCGGAGCGTATTCGGACACGGGCTCAGCAGTCGCCACGAAATCGGCAAACCGCATCATGGGACCATACGCGGTGCCGAACATGCGCCTCGAAGCATGTGCGGTTTACACGAACACCGTCCCTGGCGCGGCATTCCGCTCAATCGGTGGCCCGCAGGCGGTTTGGGCCAAGGAATCGCACATGGACAATGTGGCTGCGGCAATCGGCTTGGACCCGACCGAGTTCCGCATGCTGAATCTGGCCTCCCGTGGTGAGCGCATCCGCCCCGATCTGCGCGCGCTCGACATGGACATGAGCGAGTTGATCGGCCGGGTCACGCGGTCGTTCGCGCCGGAAGCGAAACCTTCCAACCGCAAGACGCGTGGATTGGCGCTTGCCGCAACCGATCCGGCGAATACGCCGATCAGCAACGCGATCGTGCGTCTCAAGATCGACGGGTCGATCCTCGTTTCGGTCTCGAGCGTCGAGGTTGGTCAGGGTGCGCACGCGGCGATGGCCCAAATCGCGGCGCAGACCTTGAAGCAGAAGGTGTCTGCGGTCACCGTCCTGCGCTCCGATACAGCGGTCGCCCCATACGACTGGGGTACCGGCGCGAGCCGCTCGACCGTCGTCGTGGGCCTCTCTGTCGAGAGCGCAGCTCTCGACGCAACCGATCAGATTCTCGACATGGTTGCCGAGGTCTGGGATCTTCCCCGCGTCAGCTTGTCACTCGTCGAGGGGGGCGTTTCGACTGGTTCGGACGTTCTCACTTTCCATCAGATATTTCACCGCAGCCTGGGTGTCGATTCGGGAGAAGTCGTCGGCCGCGGCGCTATCACGCCGCGTTCGAAGAACGGCTCCCTGGCGGAGTCACCTCTGTTCTGGGAGACATCCGCGGGTCTCGCAGAGATCGTGGTCGATGAGGAAACCGGCGAGATCCGCGTGCCTCGGTACGCCAGTGCCGCCGACGTCGGTCGCGTGATCAATCGCCTCGCTGCGGAAGGTCAGGATGAGGGCGCTGCTGTCATGGGGCTCGGTCACGCGCTCTACGAGGCGCTCGAGTTCGAGGACGGGCAACCCGTCAACGCGACGCCGATCGATTATTCGATCCCGCGGATCTCCGACGTACCGCCCTCGTTCGACACGATACTTGTCGAAAACGGCGACGGGCCGGGGCCTGGCGGCGCCAAAGGAATGGGCGAGGGAGCGATCCTTCCAGTCGCACCGGCGATCGCCAATGCGCTGTTCGCCGCCTACGGCATCCGAATCACCGATCTGCCAATGACACCCGAAAGAGTGTGGCGCGCGCTACAGACGAGGAACTGA
- a CDS encoding MarR family winged helix-turn-helix transcriptional regulator, which yields MINWDFRGRAIQLCSSRPTAKCRKRTKIVQPKTKTAPTEKPKEAAHYRLDDAPGFLLRVALRTHTSIFVAKMIDELTPPQFSTLAKLREVGSCSQNHLGRLIHYDSATITGVINRLKSRGLIKSSKDPLDPRRRQIELTDKGRRTADAAIETIGEISGETFAPLTREEFRTLTEILKKIIRR from the coding sequence ATGATCAACTGGGACTTCCGAGGCCGAGCCATCCAGCTTTGTTCAAGCCGACCCACCGCCAAGTGCCGCAAGAGGACGAAAATCGTGCAACCGAAAACCAAGACGGCTCCGACGGAGAAGCCGAAAGAGGCCGCACATTACAGGTTGGACGATGCACCAGGATTCCTGTTGCGCGTCGCGCTCCGTACCCACACATCGATCTTTGTCGCGAAAATGATCGACGAACTGACCCCACCCCAATTCTCGACGTTGGCAAAACTGAGGGAAGTCGGATCATGTTCTCAAAATCACCTGGGACGACTGATCCACTATGATTCAGCAACGATCACTGGCGTCATCAATCGCCTCAAATCGCGCGGGCTGATCAAGAGCTCCAAGGATCCTTTGGACCCACGACGACGGCAGATCGAATTAACGGACAAAGGGAGGCGGACTGCGGACGCTGCGATCGAGACCATTGGTGAGATTTCCGGCGAGACATTCGCCCCTTTGACGAGGGAAGAATTTCGGACTCTGACCGAGATCCTCAAGAAAATCATACGACGCTGA
- a CDS encoding helix-turn-helix domain-containing protein, with the protein MSMLSTSEMDPGFARMNLPELRINYDPIDPDQFDRPITSFCIETGEDNDELPLHSHKKGQLVVASHGSVMCRAPGGLWIVPPQGAVWIPAGVMHSNCVSDNGKVYVVFIDPQASTLPSTCCTFTISSLVRELIHRLSVFPPLYPVDGPTSRLGRVLLDELVQMSTEQMYLPISTDSRLQHLAASLLNDPGDRSTIDELATRYAMSVRTFARLVLKETGMTFGRWRQRLHILVALQRLSAGSSVQAVSLDLGYETPSAFITMFKKAMGKSPRRFLAERSSFVGREPLA; encoded by the coding sequence ATGAGCATGTTATCCACGTCCGAAATGGATCCTGGCTTTGCTAGAATGAATTTGCCCGAGCTTCGGATCAACTACGATCCGATTGATCCGGATCAGTTCGATCGGCCGATCACCTCATTCTGCATCGAAACCGGCGAAGACAACGACGAGCTTCCGCTCCACTCACACAAGAAAGGGCAACTCGTTGTCGCTTCACATGGATCGGTGATGTGTCGTGCCCCCGGCGGACTATGGATCGTTCCGCCACAGGGTGCCGTGTGGATACCGGCCGGCGTCATGCACAGCAATTGCGTCTCGGACAATGGCAAGGTCTACGTCGTCTTCATCGATCCGCAGGCGAGTACGCTTCCGAGCACGTGCTGCACATTCACGATATCATCGCTCGTCCGTGAACTGATCCATCGGCTCTCCGTCTTTCCTCCCCTGTATCCGGTCGACGGGCCGACCAGCCGGCTCGGACGCGTGCTGCTCGACGAATTGGTGCAGATGTCCACCGAACAGATGTACTTGCCCATCTCCACCGACAGCCGACTTCAGCATCTCGCGGCATCGCTGCTCAATGACCCCGGCGATCGCAGCACGATCGACGAACTAGCGACCAGATATGCGATGAGTGTCCGGACCTTCGCCCGCCTGGTGCTGAAGGAAACCGGGATGACGTTCGGACGCTGGCGACAGCGCCTTCACATCCTCGTCGCGCTGCAGAGGCTGTCTGCGGGATCTTCCGTTCAGGCCGTCTCGCTCGATCTGGGCTATGAGACCCCCAGCGCCTTCATAACCATGTTCAAGAAGGCAATGGGCAAGAGCCCGCGCCGCTTTCTTGCCGAGCGATCCAGTTTCGTAGGCCGTGAGCCCTTGGCTTGA
- a CDS encoding ABC transporter substrate-binding protein has protein sequence MRKHSESGLTRRSLIGSGIGAAVGFASWRSRATTPAKVRVGAINPSSGVLAFPGQACVRGIDVGAKFAKEKFGIELQIIHADTQSRPENGRIAAENLIRQGCTVLIGAWDSGATISALQAAEAAKVPMVVHIASATQVTSQGFTEVFRYYPTSLTIVRKSLMELKSILSSIKDAPTSAVVMHLNNTMGQSTAASIDQAWKEVEVPLRIAEYIPYDERAKDLSVEVAKAKASGADALVSVTRVNDAIMIIRECTKQGWNPKMIFSPNSNGAQDKAYYDALGKYGDGAILSTLWYNPKAPDAAAILKRFASDYPNDWVDGNSGCAFEAVQIVADAVSRAGSSESAAIHAALKGTDMTPILMSSGKIKFDANGQNMGSDVTILQGQNGKPRVVAPQSVAEAALQYPLVPFNSR, from the coding sequence ATGAGAAAGCACAGCGAAAGCGGTTTGACCCGCCGGTCCTTGATCGGTAGCGGAATTGGCGCCGCCGTCGGGTTCGCATCGTGGCGGTCAAGAGCGACCACCCCGGCCAAGGTCCGCGTCGGCGCAATCAATCCGAGCAGTGGCGTCCTGGCGTTTCCGGGGCAGGCTTGCGTACGCGGCATCGATGTGGGTGCGAAGTTCGCAAAGGAGAAGTTCGGTATAGAGCTGCAAATCATCCATGCGGACACGCAAAGCCGGCCGGAAAACGGACGGATTGCCGCCGAGAACCTGATCAGGCAGGGGTGCACGGTACTTATCGGCGCGTGGGATTCCGGAGCAACCATCTCCGCGCTTCAGGCCGCAGAAGCCGCAAAAGTGCCTATGGTCGTTCACATCGCGAGCGCGACCCAGGTGACCTCTCAAGGATTCACCGAGGTGTTCAGGTATTACCCGACGTCCCTGACAATCGTCAGGAAGTCCCTCATGGAGCTGAAGTCCATCCTGTCCTCGATCAAGGACGCTCCAACAAGCGCCGTCGTCATGCACCTCAACAATACGATGGGACAGTCGACCGCGGCGAGCATCGATCAGGCCTGGAAGGAGGTCGAAGTGCCTCTCAGGATTGCCGAGTATATTCCATACGATGAAAGAGCCAAGGATCTCTCGGTCGAGGTTGCAAAAGCCAAAGCGTCAGGCGCGGACGCGTTGGTCTCCGTCACGCGTGTCAACGATGCCATCATGATCATTCGGGAATGCACCAAGCAGGGGTGGAATCCCAAAATGATCTTCTCACCCAACTCGAATGGCGCGCAGGACAAGGCGTACTATGACGCGTTGGGCAAGTACGGTGACGGCGCGATACTCTCGACCCTGTGGTACAATCCGAAGGCGCCCGACGCCGCGGCGATCTTGAAGCGATTTGCGTCCGATTATCCAAATGACTGGGTCGACGGGAATTCAGGGTGTGCCTTCGAAGCTGTTCAGATTGTTGCGGACGCCGTAAGCCGCGCCGGTTCTTCCGAGTCCGCTGCGATCCACGCCGCGCTTAAAGGAACGGACATGACGCCTATCCTGATGTCCAGCGGCAAGATCAAGTTCGACGCCAATGGCCAGAATATGGGAAGCGACGTGACCATCCTTCAAGGGCAGAACGGGAAGCCTCGCGTGGTGGCGCCGCAGTCGGTCGCCGAAGCTGCGCTCCAATACCCTCTCGTCCCATTCAACTCGCGATAG
- a CDS encoding long-chain fatty acid--CoA ligase, which yields MSAEGFASGAQLADVTIPQLLSQRRVELSDEIAFRQKRCGEWIATTWKQYSDLVAKLAATLQKAGFERGDRAAIMGDVSQEWLLADMAIICAGGIMVGVYFTSSAEEVGYYLGDSGTSFMFVGSELQLGTVLASGHADQLKKIIVLDPAWKKAGGPANVVSLRDFWSETSVDADILLQEQVAKAKASDLTSIGYTSGTTGFPKGAMLTHLSLLAGAHSVTLFTSKLRSDVHRVVVHLPMSHTVARAQATTLPLLIRLVPYFGENSAEFAQTVKEVRPTYFMAPPRFFQRYATQILSKVHSGSEKQKQDYQFAMTIARKALDDRQAGGVPEPFISGLFAVCQQQVFRPLLCEVGFEELTVTYTSSAAMPPELMSLWQLWGLQLKECYGQTELVGANLVQMAEWPEAGTVGVPLRDPAWETAVLEDGEMIVRGPGLFVGYWNKPEETKSALRDGWLYTGDIVDVDSTGLFRLVDRKKEIINTSNGKSISPTQIENELRRSPFISEAAVLGEGKKYLTALIEVNATATMDWARSHGLRIDRYSELANSEIVVRMIEAEIGKANGRLARAEQIKAFRILPEELSPENGTMTPTRKKRRKQIMERYRSLIDTLYDESEENLVKAEIRP from the coding sequence GTGAGCGCCGAGGGTTTTGCGTCAGGCGCCCAACTCGCCGACGTGACCATTCCGCAGCTCCTGAGCCAGCGGAGGGTGGAGCTTTCTGACGAGATCGCGTTCAGGCAAAAACGTTGCGGTGAGTGGATCGCCACGACCTGGAAGCAGTATTCGGACCTGGTGGCCAAGTTGGCGGCTACTCTGCAAAAGGCTGGATTCGAACGCGGCGATCGCGCGGCGATCATGGGGGATGTGTCCCAGGAATGGCTTCTTGCGGACATGGCGATCATTTGTGCCGGCGGCATCATGGTCGGCGTCTACTTCACCTCATCGGCGGAGGAGGTCGGCTATTATCTCGGCGACTCCGGAACGTCGTTCATGTTCGTCGGGAGTGAACTTCAACTCGGTACCGTCCTTGCATCGGGCCATGCTGACCAGCTGAAAAAAATCATTGTGCTCGATCCCGCTTGGAAAAAGGCAGGCGGGCCGGCGAACGTCGTCTCTCTTCGTGATTTCTGGAGCGAAACATCGGTTGACGCCGACATCTTGCTGCAGGAGCAGGTCGCGAAAGCAAAGGCGAGCGACCTGACCAGCATCGGGTACACGTCCGGAACGACGGGATTTCCGAAGGGAGCGATGCTGACCCACCTGTCGCTGCTCGCCGGCGCGCACAGCGTAACCCTGTTCACGTCGAAGTTGCGCTCCGATGTCCACCGTGTCGTCGTGCACCTGCCGATGTCACACACGGTGGCACGCGCACAGGCAACGACACTGCCTCTGCTCATCCGCCTGGTGCCGTATTTCGGCGAGAACAGCGCAGAGTTCGCTCAAACGGTCAAGGAAGTGAGGCCGACCTACTTCATGGCTCCGCCGCGGTTCTTCCAGCGGTATGCTACCCAGATCCTCAGCAAGGTTCACTCCGGGTCCGAGAAGCAGAAGCAGGACTATCAGTTCGCGATGACCATCGCCCGCAAGGCCCTTGATGATCGTCAGGCCGGAGGCGTGCCGGAACCGTTCATCTCCGGCCTCTTTGCCGTGTGCCAGCAACAGGTTTTCCGTCCGCTGCTTTGTGAGGTCGGGTTCGAGGAACTCACGGTTACATACACCTCGTCCGCGGCGATGCCTCCCGAGCTGATGTCGCTGTGGCAGCTATGGGGATTGCAGCTGAAGGAATGTTACGGACAGACAGAGCTGGTTGGCGCCAACTTAGTGCAGATGGCGGAATGGCCGGAAGCCGGCACCGTGGGCGTACCTCTGCGGGATCCGGCTTGGGAGACCGCTGTTCTCGAAGACGGGGAAATGATTGTCAGGGGACCCGGACTCTTTGTCGGTTACTGGAATAAGCCGGAAGAGACCAAATCCGCTCTGCGCGATGGCTGGCTCTACACCGGGGACATCGTGGATGTCGATTCGACCGGCCTCTTCAGGCTGGTCGATCGAAAAAAGGAGATCATCAACACTTCCAATGGAAAATCCATCAGCCCGACGCAGATCGAAAACGAGCTCAGGCGCAGCCCGTTTATCTCTGAGGCGGCTGTGCTTGGTGAAGGAAAGAAGTACCTCACCGCGCTGATCGAGGTGAACGCGACCGCGACGATGGATTGGGCCAGATCGCACGGTCTTCGGATCGATCGGTACTCGGAACTGGCGAACTCCGAAATCGTGGTGCGGATGATCGAAGCAGAGATCGGCAAGGCGAATGGCAGGCTCGCCAGGGCCGAGCAGATCAAGGCGTTCCGGATATTGCCGGAAGAGCTTTCTCCCGAGAACGGCACGATGACGCCGACTCGGAAGAAGCGTCGGAAGCAGATCATGGAGAGGTATCGATCACTAATCGATACGCTTTATGACGAGAGCGAAGAAAACCTCGTCAAGGCAGAAATCAGACCCTGA
- a CDS encoding enoyl-CoA hydratase/isomerase family protein, producing MNRPEILNAINWDMHSELERVFVELDEDKAVRAIVLTGAGRGFCSGGDQKTLDKSPIPSPTRGGRHLIRNMLEVEAPIIAAVNGVAVGLGATLALFCDVIFASPAARFADTHVTAGVVAGDGGAVMWPLLMGPVRAKHYLMTGDFISAEKAASIGMINEVISNRDVKDAAIEYAEMLASGPRESIIWTKYCVNKIIKQYAHLLLDTSTALETITFAAPDRRDAVAAFAEKRKRFAER from the coding sequence ATGAACCGGCCGGAGATCCTCAATGCGATCAATTGGGATATGCACAGCGAGCTCGAGCGGGTCTTCGTCGAGCTGGACGAGGACAAGGCAGTGCGCGCGATCGTTCTGACGGGGGCGGGACGGGGGTTCTGTTCAGGCGGCGATCAGAAAACGCTCGACAAAAGTCCGATCCCGTCGCCGACCCGGGGCGGACGCCATCTGATCCGGAACATGCTGGAAGTCGAGGCGCCGATCATCGCCGCGGTCAACGGCGTCGCGGTCGGTCTCGGGGCAACCCTCGCCTTGTTCTGCGACGTCATATTCGCGAGCCCGGCCGCGAGGTTTGCCGACACGCATGTTACCGCAGGCGTGGTCGCGGGCGATGGCGGCGCGGTGATGTGGCCACTGTTGATGGGGCCCGTCCGTGCGAAGCACTACCTCATGACCGGTGACTTCATCTCCGCCGAAAAGGCCGCGTCCATCGGCATGATCAACGAGGTTATTTCGAACAGGGACGTCAAGGATGCTGCAATCGAGTACGCAGAGATGCTCGCGAGCGGCCCAAGAGAATCAATCATCTGGACCAAGTATTGCGTGAACAAGATCATCAAGCAGTACGCGCATCTGCTCCTGGACACCTCGACCGCCCTCGAGACGATCACCTTCGCCGCGCCCGACCGGCGCGATGCAGTGGCCGCCTTCGCTGAAAAGCGCAAGCGCTTCGCGGAGCGTTGA
- a CDS encoding LLM class flavin-dependent oxidoreductase: protein MALTFGFWSEQETQVGQSYARRLHELVDEVRLAEKVGFDCVALSEQHVALGGISSSAPEVVYGYLAAVTSRVKLRSAVTLMPQKINHALRSAERLAVTDILSHGRMEFYAGRANTTIAMRAFNVDPSETLAQMEEGIALLKKSMRADIFTFEGKYYQIPPRMLVPKPMQKPHPVIGIAATSERSHSWAGSEGLAVMSNCIYQGWEVQEKLLNTYRRGWKRDEQGPLDRPRIGIPLFFGIGPTDQKAKDDYAEPLMHYARISTDAYPRLAKLADDYAYMSESVPAMERAGKDWDYLLNHSATTVCGSPDTVIRQIEKFQAMGVDEVLLHLDSVNHEKIMEAIDMCGRYVIPHFNDRNNVVRPTEDILGQIRAMRPQK, encoded by the coding sequence ATGGCACTTACGTTCGGGTTTTGGTCGGAGCAAGAAACCCAGGTCGGGCAGAGCTATGCCCGCCGACTCCATGAACTCGTGGACGAGGTGCGTCTGGCGGAAAAGGTCGGATTCGACTGCGTCGCGCTTTCCGAGCAACACGTTGCACTCGGCGGCATCTCGAGCTCCGCGCCGGAGGTCGTCTACGGGTACCTGGCAGCTGTTACTTCGCGCGTGAAGCTGAGGTCAGCGGTGACGCTGATGCCCCAGAAGATCAATCATGCCTTGCGATCGGCAGAGCGATTGGCAGTAACCGACATCCTTTCGCATGGCCGCATGGAATTCTACGCCGGCCGGGCCAACACGACGATTGCCATGCGCGCCTTCAACGTTGACCCGAGCGAAACTCTCGCTCAGATGGAAGAAGGTATCGCGCTCCTGAAGAAATCGATGCGCGCAGATATCTTCACTTTCGAGGGCAAGTACTATCAGATCCCGCCGCGGATGCTGGTGCCCAAGCCGATGCAGAAGCCGCATCCGGTGATCGGCATCGCTGCAACCAGCGAGCGGAGCCACAGCTGGGCCGGATCCGAAGGCCTCGCCGTCATGAGCAACTGCATCTACCAGGGATGGGAGGTCCAGGAAAAGCTTCTAAACACATACCGTCGCGGCTGGAAGCGTGACGAGCAAGGTCCGCTCGATCGGCCGCGCATCGGCATTCCGCTTTTCTTCGGCATCGGGCCAACCGATCAGAAAGCGAAGGACGATTACGCCGAGCCCCTCATGCACTATGCGAGGATTTCAACGGACGCCTATCCCCGTCTGGCGAAGCTCGCCGACGACTATGCGTATATGAGCGAGAGCGTGCCAGCCATGGAGCGCGCGGGAAAGGACTGGGACTACTTGCTCAACCACTCCGCGACAACAGTCTGTGGAAGCCCGGACACCGTCATTCGTCAGATCGAGAAGTTCCAGGCGATGGGCGTCGACGAGGTGCTTCTTCATCTCGACTCCGTCAATCACGAGAAAATCATGGAAGCGATCGACATGTGTGGCCGCTATGTGATCCCCCACTTCAACGACAGAAACAATGTCGTCCGGCCTACGGAAGATATTCTCGGACAGATCCGCGCCATGCGACCGCAAAAGTAA
- a CDS encoding creatininase family protein gives MTAPALPDELRLELMSFEQVSAALAAGASTVLIPCGAVEQHGPHLPLCMDADHADAIAARLARHLGRTLIAPTIKVGCSAHHLVFPGTISISPKTFESICLDYCTSLARHGFRRILLFSGHIGNFPALRDMLPRLRSAVPVDVEIDAYCDAVAWIERWRRAVEQAGGDPNAVGGHADIAETSLMMLLRPDSVRLDRFDVGHLGALSEEQLQAMWRNGIKSVTANGIIGNPFGSTARIGERCLEAIADLLAVSFGSRNAA, from the coding sequence ATGACCGCACCGGCATTGCCTGACGAGCTCCGTCTTGAACTGATGAGCTTCGAACAGGTATCGGCCGCCCTTGCTGCGGGGGCATCTACCGTCCTGATACCCTGCGGAGCTGTGGAGCAACATGGACCGCACCTTCCGCTCTGCATGGATGCGGATCATGCAGACGCCATCGCGGCAAGGCTGGCGCGGCATCTGGGACGCACCCTGATCGCTCCCACCATCAAGGTCGGCTGTTCAGCCCATCATCTGGTCTTCCCGGGGACCATATCCATTAGTCCGAAGACGTTCGAGTCGATCTGCCTGGACTATTGCACAAGTCTTGCGAGGCACGGCTTCAGGCGAATTCTGCTGTTCTCGGGGCACATCGGGAATTTTCCCGCGCTTCGGGACATGCTTCCCCGGCTGAGGAGCGCCGTTCCGGTAGACGTCGAGATCGACGCGTATTGCGATGCAGTCGCCTGGATCGAGAGATGGCGAAGAGCCGTCGAGCAAGCGGGTGGTGACCCGAATGCGGTTGGAGGACATGCCGATATCGCGGAGACCTCGCTCATGATGTTGCTCCGCCCCGATAGCGTTCGGCTCGATCGGTTCGACGTCGGGCATCTCGGTGCGCTATCCGAGGAGCAGCTTCAGGCAATGTGGAGAAACGGCATCAAGTCCGTCACCGCCAACGGCATCATCGGCAACCCGTTTGGCTCAACGGCCCGGATCGGCGAGCGATGTCTCGAGGCGATAGCAGATCTTCTGGCTGTCTCGTTTGGAAGCCGTAACGCTGCCTGA
- a CDS encoding enoyl-CoA hydratase/isomerase family protein has protein sequence MEADDALLIERDGDVVTMTMNRPPANALNNALVGRLLDTFGALSREVSPPGIVLTGQGERFFSAGGDIKEVAGIEISRPRMRSFHALLCEMERYPGPFVCAVRGYAVGGALEFLLHADYVVANHECKVGFPEINHGLLPAAKGIRKAVQKLGLREAQALLYWGDLIDAQRARQIGAINEIASTAEVMVRAGEVCRYLRGKERKLFTAIKRSLNLTGQMDDASLEAVTIEDLAAYLVDDSSAQARSRFLSKQPREA, from the coding sequence ATGGAAGCCGATGACGCCCTTCTAATCGAACGCGACGGCGATGTGGTCACGATGACCATGAACAGGCCGCCGGCGAATGCATTGAATAACGCGCTTGTTGGCCGGCTGCTGGACACGTTTGGCGCACTGTCTCGTGAGGTGTCGCCGCCGGGCATTGTCCTGACCGGCCAGGGCGAGCGCTTCTTCAGCGCTGGCGGAGACATAAAGGAGGTCGCCGGCATCGAGATATCCCGGCCTCGGATGAGGAGCTTCCACGCGCTTCTTTGCGAGATGGAGAGATACCCCGGGCCCTTCGTATGTGCCGTGCGTGGATACGCCGTCGGCGGGGCTTTGGAGTTTCTTCTTCACGCCGACTACGTCGTAGCGAACCATGAATGCAAGGTCGGCTTCCCGGAAATCAATCACGGCCTGTTGCCTGCAGCCAAGGGAATCCGGAAGGCAGTTCAGAAGCTTGGGCTTCGTGAGGCGCAGGCATTGCTCTACTGGGGCGACTTGATCGACGCCCAAAGGGCACGCCAAATTGGGGCGATCAACGAGATTGCAAGCACCGCGGAAGTGATGGTGAGGGCCGGGGAGGTATGCAGGTATCTTCGTGGAAAGGAGCGCAAGCTGTTTACGGCGATCAAGCGTTCGCTGAACCTGACGGGCCAAATGGACGATGCTTCGCTCGAGGCGGTGACGATCGAGGATCTCGCGGCCTATCTGGTAGACGATAGTTCGGCACAGGCGCGGTCGCGCTTCCTGTCGAAGCAGCCAAGGGAAGCCTGA